A single region of the Polyangiaceae bacterium genome encodes:
- a CDS encoding L,D-transpeptidase, whose protein sequence is MRFRTGFSVALLAALTAAAACDRSPPPGAQPAASASGRSVRPQGPAGDPTLPEELEPKAEPEAKGEEDAGAKELDWKGPWFVVTSVAAAVYPNPEFDKDKKLGYVRNGGRVPVQEKPVSTKSCSGGWYQIVTGGYVCGNLGTTDLEHPQVKFALKAPDLDAVLPYQYARNAKNGTPLYRSVPSREQMYKYEPYLPGAKKAKEKEEQESDDDDDKTVRRASVVTDGGAPDRPQIDRALADAGILTQPTDGGSDEPEKPWWQQENAKDKLHEVTLEQLEAEGDDILAKRMVAGFYIAVDKTFSWNGRTWYKSTKGLVAPADRFWITAGSKFQGVELGGDFKLPIAWVYGGRKTAPTYEIEEGSSSPKPAKAIEAFTAIQLTGKSQEVGGTRYLETKDDTWIKAIHVRETHPGPPPKDLKPNERWIDVNLSEQTLVAFEGGRPVYATMVSTGKHSSIKDKDHSTPTGAWRIREKHVTTTMDGNGTAAGDLPYSIEDVPYVMYFHRSYAVHGAFWHRNFGVQMSHGCVNLAPLDAKHLFFFADPPMPKGWHGAWSSGDRPGSLVVIHD, encoded by the coding sequence ATGCGATTCCGTACCGGTTTCTCCGTTGCGCTGCTGGCCGCCCTGACGGCCGCCGCGGCCTGCGACCGCTCCCCCCCGCCGGGCGCGCAGCCCGCGGCGTCGGCCTCGGGGCGCTCGGTACGACCCCAGGGGCCTGCCGGGGACCCCACGCTACCAGAGGAGCTCGAGCCCAAGGCGGAGCCCGAAGCCAAGGGAGAGGAAGACGCCGGCGCCAAGGAGCTCGACTGGAAGGGGCCCTGGTTCGTGGTCACCTCCGTCGCGGCCGCGGTGTACCCGAACCCCGAGTTCGACAAGGACAAGAAGCTCGGCTACGTGCGCAACGGTGGTCGCGTCCCGGTTCAAGAGAAGCCGGTGTCGACCAAGAGCTGCAGCGGCGGCTGGTACCAGATCGTCACCGGTGGCTACGTGTGCGGCAACCTGGGCACCACGGATCTCGAGCATCCGCAGGTAAAGTTCGCGCTCAAGGCTCCGGACCTCGACGCTGTGCTGCCCTATCAGTACGCGCGCAACGCGAAGAACGGCACGCCGCTGTATCGCTCGGTTCCGTCGCGCGAACAGATGTACAAGTACGAGCCGTATCTTCCCGGCGCCAAGAAGGCGAAAGAGAAGGAAGAGCAGGAGAGCGACGACGACGACGACAAGACCGTGCGTCGCGCCTCCGTGGTGACGGATGGCGGCGCGCCGGATCGCCCGCAGATCGATCGCGCGTTGGCCGACGCGGGCATCCTCACTCAACCCACGGACGGCGGCAGCGACGAGCCGGAGAAGCCCTGGTGGCAGCAGGAGAACGCCAAGGACAAGCTGCACGAGGTGACGCTGGAGCAGCTCGAGGCCGAGGGCGACGACATCCTCGCCAAGCGCATGGTGGCGGGCTTCTACATCGCCGTCGACAAGACCTTCAGCTGGAACGGCCGCACTTGGTACAAGTCCACCAAGGGGCTGGTGGCGCCGGCGGATCGCTTCTGGATCACGGCGGGATCCAAGTTCCAAGGCGTGGAGCTCGGAGGCGACTTCAAGCTGCCCATCGCCTGGGTGTACGGCGGGCGGAAGACGGCGCCGACCTACGAAATCGAGGAAGGCAGCTCGTCCCCCAAGCCGGCCAAGGCCATCGAGGCCTTCACCGCCATCCAGCTCACCGGCAAGTCCCAGGAAGTCGGCGGCACGCGCTACCTCGAGACCAAGGACGACACCTGGATCAAGGCCATCCACGTGCGCGAGACCCATCCGGGGCCGCCGCCCAAGGACCTGAAGCCGAACGAGCGCTGGATCGACGTGAACCTCAGCGAGCAGACCCTGGTCGCCTTCGAAGGTGGGCGTCCGGTGTACGCGACGATGGTGTCCACCGGAAAGCACTCCAGCATCAAGGACAAGGATCACAGCACACCCACCGGTGCTTGGCGCATTCGTGAGAAGCACGTCACCACCACGATGGACGGCAACGGCACCGCCGCCGGGGACTTGCCCTATTCCATCGAGGACGTGCCCTACGTGATGTACTTCCACCGCTCCTACGCGGTGCACGGTGCTTTCTGGCACCGGAACTTCGGCGTGCAGATGAGCCACGGCTGCGTGAACCTCGCGCCGCTCGACGCGAAGCACTTGTTCTTCTTCGCGGATCCGCCGATGCCCAAGGGCTGGCACGGAGCCTGGTCGTCCGGCGACCGCCCCGGCAGCTTGGTGGTGATTCACGACTGA
- a CDS encoding DUF4339 domain-containing protein, whose protein sequence is MADESWFWADLDGSPKPTSLAALRASLSLSALPPFVLVWRTGLSEWLPAYLVADLAKVLGVDPVDPAELDASLTEPPAAPVEWYLECYGGTPPASLAEPSAGMSATRNMNIGNHFDPQQMKTVMGSNKPLPIGAFRSVDDYLTHIRKLKS, encoded by the coding sequence ATGGCGGACGAAAGCTGGTTCTGGGCCGATCTCGACGGCTCCCCCAAGCCCACGAGCTTGGCGGCGCTCCGCGCCTCGCTTTCGCTCTCGGCGCTGCCGCCCTTCGTGCTGGTGTGGCGCACGGGCCTGTCGGAATGGCTGCCGGCGTACCTGGTCGCGGACCTCGCCAAGGTGCTGGGCGTCGATCCGGTGGATCCGGCGGAGCTCGACGCGTCCCTCACCGAGCCGCCTGCCGCACCCGTCGAGTGGTACCTCGAGTGCTACGGCGGCACGCCTCCGGCATCGCTGGCGGAGCCGTCCGCCGGCATGTCGGCCACGCGCAACATGAACATCGGCAACCACTTCGATCCGCAGCAGATGAAGACGGTGATGGGCAGCAACAAGCCCCTGCCCATCGGCGCGTTCCGCAGCGTGGACGACTACCTCACCCACATCCGCAAGCTCAAGTCATAG
- a CDS encoding tetratricopeptide repeat protein produces the protein MDQFSAHLDRGWDLVQRGDSRGAELSARRALELDSQSPEAYNLLGYCAALQGDFDEAIEHYRQAIALDDTYLEAMLNAAEVYIHPLGEFDEAVDMCEQALDLAESDDEMVDALLLKFDALLGKGDFEEAKAVCRQFPDGPFDNPNHGFLVARALYEVGDLGRALPLIDAAVKTHPDNPEAWYYLGLLKDEKGDTAAATEAFLRSRDLDLALPMPTWSLTRDTFRMTAEAVVDELPPELKTFLRPGEVYVCDVPGVEVVVDGVDPRALLLLDGIASDGGGQLPTARLFVYQRNVERLAGTVDAVAHEIRVALTREITATFVEPPISTDKKTLN, from the coding sequence ATGGATCAGTTTTCCGCGCATTTGGACCGCGGCTGGGATCTCGTTCAACGCGGGGATTCCCGCGGTGCCGAGCTGTCGGCCCGCCGCGCCCTGGAGCTCGATAGCCAATCGCCGGAGGCCTACAACCTCCTCGGCTACTGCGCGGCCCTGCAAGGGGACTTCGACGAGGCCATCGAGCACTACCGCCAGGCCATCGCCCTCGACGACACCTACCTCGAGGCGATGCTGAACGCGGCCGAGGTGTACATCCATCCGCTCGGCGAGTTCGACGAAGCGGTAGACATGTGCGAGCAGGCGCTCGACCTCGCGGAGTCCGACGACGAGATGGTGGACGCTTTGCTGCTGAAGTTCGACGCGCTGCTCGGCAAGGGCGACTTCGAAGAAGCCAAGGCGGTGTGCCGCCAGTTCCCGGATGGACCCTTCGACAATCCGAACCATGGGTTCTTGGTGGCACGGGCGCTGTACGAGGTCGGAGATCTCGGTCGGGCGCTGCCGCTGATCGACGCCGCCGTGAAGACGCACCCCGACAACCCCGAAGCTTGGTACTACCTCGGGCTCTTGAAGGACGAGAAGGGCGACACGGCGGCCGCGACGGAAGCGTTCCTGCGCTCTCGAGATCTCGACCTGGCGCTGCCGATGCCGACCTGGTCGCTCACCCGGGACACCTTCCGCATGACGGCGGAAGCGGTCGTGGACGAGCTCCCACCGGAGCTGAAGACGTTCCTACGCCCCGGCGAGGTGTACGTGTGCGACGTCCCCGGCGTCGAGGTCGTGGTCGACGGCGTCGATCCCCGCGCGCTGTTGCTGCTCGACGGCATTGCCTCGGACGGCGGCGGCCAGCTGCCCACGGCGCGCCTGTTCGTCTATCAGCGCAACGTGGAACGCCTGGCCGGCACGGTGGACGCGGTGGCCCACGAAATCCGCGTCGCCCTCACCCGCGAGATCACCGCCACCTTCGTGGAGCCGCCCATCAGCACCGACAAGAAGACGCTGAACTGA